In Sardina pilchardus chromosome 10, fSarPil1.1, whole genome shotgun sequence, one genomic interval encodes:
- the rgma gene encoding repulsive guidance molecule A, translating to MVRGSMPSQRERRGALSRAGWMVMGKGAGPSALEVGKILAVFLYLFPAVSLQCKILKCNSEFWAATTGSEPEGDVEFCTALRAYNGCVRRTARTCRGDLAFHLAQHGIEDLMSQHNCSKEGPTTPPRTKPPPPPTRPLPPQTHGDDPDGPDGPEVCHYERSLPRHSAPPNYTHCGFFGDPHLRTFTDDFQTCKVEGAWPLIHNKYLSVQVTNTPVIPGSSATATSKLTIIFKNFQECVDQKMYHAETDELPAAFADGSKNGGERHGANTLRIIEKVPGQHVEIQARYIGTTIVVRQVGRYLTFAVRMPEEVVNSMEDQDNQDLYLCLHGCPNNQRIDFRTFRAHAAESQARGRARPGSPGSPPQPGFTYQAAVAKCKERLPVEDMYFHSCVFDLLSSGDINFTLAAFYALEDVKVLHSHKDKHHIFERDPRSGTAGLQGSYSALVLLLSLLASVLWTEGCSTHL from the exons ATGGTGAGGGGATCCATGCCGTCTCAAAG ggagaggagaggagcgctgTCCCGTGCTGGATGGATGGTTATGGGGAAAGGAGCAGGACCTTCGGCGCTAGAAGTCGGCAAGATCCTCGCTGtgtttctttatctctttcctGCAG TGAGCCTACAGTGTAAAATCCTCAAGTGTAACTCGGAATTCTGGGCCGCGACGACGGGTTCCGAGCCGGAGGGGGACGTGGAGTTCTGCACGGCGCTGCGGGCCTACAACGGCTGCGTGCGCCGGACGGCCCGGACCTGCCGCGGCGACCTGGCCTTCCACCTGGCCCAGCATGGCATCGAGGACCTGATGAGCCAGCACAACTGCTCCAAGGAGGGTCCCACGACCCCGCCCCGCACCAAGCCCCCGCCGCCCCCGACCCGGCCGCTGCCTCCCCAGACTCACGGAGACGACCCGGACGGCCCGGACGGCCCGGAGGTGTGCCACTATGAGCGCAGCCTGCCGCGCCACTCGGCGCCGCCCAACTACACCCACTGCGGCTTCTTCGGCGACCCGCACCTGCGCACGTTCACCGACGACTTCCAGACGTGCAAGGTGGAGGGCGCCTGGCCGCTCATCCACAACAAGTACCTGTCGGTGCAGGTGACCAACACACCTGTCATCCCCGGCTcctccgccaccgccaccagtaAG CTGACAATCATTTTCAAGAACTTCCAGGAGTGTGTGGACCAGAAGATGTACCACGCCGAGACAGACGAACTCCCGGCGGCCTTTGCCGATGGCTCGAAGAACGGTGGTGAGCGTCATGGTGCCAACACCCTGCGGATCATCGAGAAGGTTCCGGGCCAGCACGTGGAGATCCAGGCGCGCTACATCGGCACCACCATCGTGGTCCGGCAGGTCGGTCGCTACCTGACGTTTGCCGTGCGGATGCCCGAGGAGGTGGTCAACTCCATGGAGGACCAGGACAATCAGGACCTCTACCTGTGCCTGCACGGCTGCCCTAACAACCAGCGAATCGACTTCAGGACATTCAGGGCCCACGCCGCGGAGAGTCAGGCCCGGGGCCGGGCCAGGCCCGGCAGCCCCGGTAGCCCTCCGCAGCCTGGCTTCACCTACCAGGCGGCCGTCGCCAAGTGCAAAGAGCGCCTCCCTGTGGAGGACATGTACTTCCACTCCTGCGTGTTTGACCTGCTGTCGTCGGGAGACATCAACTTCACCCTGGCGGCCTTCTACGCCTTGGAGGACGTCAAGGTGCTCCACTCCCACAAGGACAAGCACCACATCTTCGAGAGGGACCCGCGCTCAGGGACCGCGGGGCTCCAGGGCTCGTACTCGGCCCTCGTGCTGCTTCTCAGCCTGCTGGCTTCGGTGCTCTGGACGGAGGGTTGCTCAACACACCTATAG